The Takifugu flavidus isolate HTHZ2018 unplaced genomic scaffold, ASM371156v2 ctg272, whole genome shotgun sequence genomic sequence gtctgacacattttccccactgaatgatgtttttaaatgttgctgttgttggctttctctgtttactcaggtttgtctcttctcttctcttctgaagccaccaccaccactccagcaacaacctctgcagatggtaactgtaagagaacatccgtaacacaacattagcttttttaattttctggttcctgctgtgttggtagtttgtgtctgtgttgcaaccattctccctggcagtaaatcttaaaagccttttttatttccctttaaaacggcgccgcattaataaggaagctgcgtttgtggcatgagcagcagatgaggagctacgtgctcaataaaacccaaacagctgctattgttcttgattggtcccagcacctgagaccatgatgctgctacactggtggatggatggatggatggtggatggatggatgggtggatggatggatgggtggatggatgggtggatggatggatggatggatggatggatggatggatggatggatggatggatggatggatggatggacggaccagtgatcatcctacatctccacggtatctgactgagcgttaccttgacgatggtcaggctcactgagcagttcaggagaggatggatcagtaacctcggctccactcaacccctgtagggtggacgtcccgcttgga encodes the following:
- the LOC130520045 gene encoding uncharacterized protein LOC130520045, which gives rise to MGQPITVDDLIEFSAAKFIYPNSCRTFKQDVQGGRSKRDVPSGTSTLQGLSGAEVTDPSSPELLSEPDHRQVTICRGCCWSGGGGFRREEKRQT